The genomic stretch GAAATTTCTGATAAGCATAATCCTGTTACATAATTAGTAAAATATTCTTCATCCCACGAATATCCGTGATTTGTCTTAGTAGAAGAAGAATAAAGTGTCCCTATAATATTAAAGTTCGATTTAGATTTAGTTATCATTTCACTAAAAGCCTGTGCTTCGGCAACACATACTTTAATATTTTTATTTTCGTTAGCTTTAGTAAAAATAAATGACAAAGAAATGATAAGAGCTATTGCAACTACTGCTATTATAGAAATGATAACAATTTTTTTGTTCTTGCTTATGTTTTTGTAACCACAATTTTGACAAATGTTGCCGCTTATTTCTGCATTACATTCTTTACAAGTCATAGTAACTTACCCCTCAATTATTTTATTTACTTCATCAACTGTTTCATTAAATGCCTTAGCACTATCAGCTACTTTCGATGATAGCGTATTATTAGCATAAGTAACATAATTATTAACGGTTAATTCAATATCAATTTCATCACTCAAAATGGTATTTATTTTCTCAAAACATTTTTTTACTTCGGTAAATTCTGGAATATCACCACATATATCCCTTGCTATACAGGCGGCTTTTTTTATGTTTAATGCTTCGGTTTTGGCTAAATTACAATAATATAATTCTCTTAAAGCTGAAGAAGAACTAACACCAAAATACTCAGCAATATTATCAAAAGATTTTTCTAAGCAAGAAAGACTTTCTTCGATTACAGTAAACTCAATTTCGTATTTATTTACAAATTTAGTGCAACGATTACAAATTCCAATATTCACCGTATGTTCAAGCGGTTTTCCCTCGGTCTGCTTACATTGTAAACAAGTTTTAGGATTGATACAATCCGCTTCTTTCCACTTGTGTTCTAAAGACTTACCTTTTTCCGAATTACATATTGAACAAAATTTGGGTTTATCACAAGTCGCACTTTTCCAATGATGATTACCCAAAACACACGAAAAGTTTTTATCTGCAATCAAGTTAAAATATTGTTTCACACTGACTTGTGATGTAATAAGAGTAACGGCAAACAAAAGAACAACAAGAGCACAAAAGCCACTAATTAAAATAATAATTTTCTTTTTACTTATTTGTTTTTTCTTAAATTCATAACCGCAATTTATACATTTTTTTGTTTTATCAGAAATAGTATGATTGCATTGGGGACAGTTAATTAAAGCCATACTAACACACGCTTTCTTTCATAACCCTAATAGTTCTTTTTTCTTTATTTCAAATTCTTCATTACTAATTATGCCGTTGTCAAGCAGTTCTTTATATTTCTTAATTTCATCAAATCTATCACTTGTATTAACAACTGTTTGATTTGCGCTTACAACATATTCATAATCCTTTTCGGGAAACCATTGTTCTAATAATGGATATGCTTTTGCACTTAATTTTAGTTTGTATGTACTGCCGTTTTGTTGATAATAAACTTCTACATATCTTTCATCAAAATGCTCTGAATAAGAATAAATACGACCTTTATTGTGTTGGCTTCCAATTATGGCACCGGCATCACCGCCTATTATTCCACCGACAATAGCACCTTTAACATTAACACCGTCATTCGTACTTTGTACTTTTGTCTCTGCTCTTTCTTGTCCCGCTAATTTATAGTGTTGTATTTCAGTACGATTTATTTTTATAATTCTAATATCTTCTG from Oscillospiraceae bacterium encodes the following:
- a CDS encoding SHOCT domain-containing protein, producing MGAIIFVIFAIPFAIFCFYMAYKKYSSDQEEKAAYQRMVENAQQQEASALSKCLPIMEQKYNELRNTINIPIGCEKIDVETTVFGFSYTAQAPVGKSYLLRNDFYCWQENDILYIFPTEEHITEKHITYANLPKDIEAKFNSEDIRIIKINRTEIQHYKLAGQERAETKVQSTNDGVNVKGAIVGGIIGGDAGAIIGSQHNKGRIYSYSEHFDERYVEVYYQQNGSTYKLKLSAKAYPLLEQWFPEKDYEYVVSANQTVVNTSDRFDEIKKYKELLDNGIISNEEFEIKKKELLGL